A window of the Halopseudomonas phragmitis genome harbors these coding sequences:
- a CDS encoding FadR/GntR family transcriptional regulator, producing MNGKSTPNAGSFMRLRQEGRTEEVVRRLMEAIDLGLYSEGQQLPSESELAMQFGVATVTLREALAYLRQRGVIETRRGRNGGSFVCNSVEIPADILLDQLNELSTIELRDLGDEHVAIAGTAARLAAKRGTEEHHQHLAHYIAALGEAQSRRERRRADARFHIEVAAASQSVRLTHAEIRLQAEVGELLWLPSASTPNPETVQQEHQAILDAIISGDSTLAGALAEAHVNRGIKRLISLKLELLSSETE from the coding sequence ATGAACGGAAAATCCACTCCCAACGCTGGTTCCTTCATGCGCCTTCGTCAGGAAGGTCGAACTGAAGAGGTTGTTCGACGCCTGATGGAAGCCATTGATCTGGGCCTGTATTCCGAAGGCCAGCAACTGCCCAGCGAAAGCGAGCTGGCCATGCAGTTCGGCGTCGCCACAGTCACCCTGCGCGAGGCCTTAGCCTATCTGCGGCAACGCGGTGTGATAGAAACCCGACGCGGCCGCAACGGCGGCAGCTTCGTCTGTAATTCGGTAGAAATTCCCGCCGACATACTGCTCGACCAACTCAACGAACTCAGCACCATCGAACTGCGCGACCTCGGTGATGAACACGTTGCCATCGCCGGTACCGCCGCACGCCTGGCAGCCAAACGCGGCACCGAAGAGCACCACCAACACCTGGCTCACTACATCGCGGCCTTGGGCGAAGCCCAAAGCCGGCGCGAGCGGCGCCGGGCCGATGCTCGCTTTCATATTGAGGTGGCTGCAGCCTCGCAATCGGTGCGCCTGACCCATGCGGAAATTCGCCTACAGGCGGAAGTCGGTGAGCTTCTGTGGCTGCCATCAGCTTCAACACCAAACCCCGAAACAGTGCAACAGGAACATCAGGCCATTCTGGATGCCATCATCAGCGGCGATTCAACGCTGGCTGGAGCCTTGGCTGAAGCACACGTCAACCGGGGCATCAAGCGCCTGATCAGCCTCAAACTGGAGCTTTTATCCTCTGAGACTGAATGA
- a CDS encoding cache domain-containing protein, with amino-acid sequence MAEDALNRELQDCISRIDVSISNIFAQIDILAREVCAIWQQQGSPGKAPAARDLKSLRPLIDSHLAAPRSCLQGTGVVLEPNVLQDREMYCEWRHLTTNGRIAPLDLNFNRSSDSYYNYRDMPWFTRPRSTGQRVVIGPYIDLYGQDTYILTFAQPLNVDGRFIGIAGADIALGRFERILVSGLLKMSHEAFIVTDEGRVVAANTANWTAGELARHAMSRSENHCTVVDLGEQASHWALVQRPCIRQLAGAA; translated from the coding sequence ATGGCCGAAGACGCACTCAACCGCGAACTGCAGGACTGCATCTCACGGATCGACGTTTCCATCAGTAACATCTTCGCCCAGATCGACATCCTGGCCCGAGAAGTCTGTGCCATCTGGCAGCAGCAAGGCTCACCCGGCAAGGCACCTGCAGCACGCGACCTGAAGTCCCTGCGACCACTGATCGATAGCCATCTGGCAGCCCCCAGAAGTTGCCTGCAAGGTACAGGAGTGGTGCTTGAACCTAACGTGCTACAGGATCGGGAGATGTACTGCGAGTGGCGACACCTGACCACCAACGGTCGCATCGCCCCACTGGATCTGAACTTCAACCGCAGCAGTGACAGCTACTACAATTACCGCGACATGCCCTGGTTCACCCGCCCGCGCAGTACTGGCCAGCGGGTTGTCATCGGCCCCTATATCGACCTCTACGGGCAGGACACCTATATTCTTACCTTCGCCCAGCCGCTGAATGTCGACGGGCGCTTCATCGGCATTGCCGGGGCCGATATCGCCCTCGGTCGCTTCGAGCGCATTCTGGTCTCTGGGCTGCTGAAAATGAGCCATGAAGCCTTCATTGTCACCGATGAAGGCCGGGTAGTAGCAGCCAACACTGCAAACTGGACTGCCGGCGAGCTGGCCCGGCATGCCATGTCGCGTAGCGAAAATCACTGCACGGTCGTTGACCTGGGTGAGCAGGCTTCACACTGGGCACTGGTCCAGCGTCCCTGTATCCGTCAGTTAGCGGGCGCCGCCTGA